The proteins below come from a single Acidovorax sp. NCPPB 4044 genomic window:
- a CDS encoding AEC family transporter — protein sequence MLSVLAITFPFFALVLCGYLATRAGLLPLAAIPGLNAFVLFFALPCMLFRFGARTPIAELLDPAAAGVYLASGLLLVAAAVVLTRRRLGWNDAAFGALVTAFPNTGFMGVPLLVALLGPAAAGPVILTMLLDMVVTTAVCVGLSRLDAGSGAPGSEGARAALGRALRGMAANPMPWSIALGALASALQWSLPGPLDRTVGLLADAAAPVALFTIGGVLARAGMARHPQEALRPRDGVGAALAKLVVHPLLVWALGTAAIALGMPLSAPALTALVLAAALPSASNVSLLAERFGAHTGRIARVILVSTALAFLSFSAAVALWA from the coding sequence GTGCTTTCCGTCCTGGCCATCACCTTCCCCTTCTTCGCGCTCGTGCTGTGCGGCTACCTCGCCACGCGCGCCGGCCTGCTGCCGCTCGCGGCGATCCCCGGGCTCAACGCCTTCGTGCTGTTCTTCGCGCTGCCGTGCATGCTGTTCCGCTTCGGGGCGCGCACGCCCATCGCCGAGCTGCTGGACCCGGCCGCCGCGGGCGTGTACCTCGCCAGCGGGCTGCTGCTGGTGGCGGCCGCCGTGGTGCTCACGCGCCGCCGCCTGGGGTGGAACGATGCGGCCTTCGGCGCGCTGGTGACGGCCTTCCCGAACACGGGCTTCATGGGCGTGCCGCTGCTGGTGGCGCTGCTGGGGCCGGCGGCGGCGGGGCCGGTGATCCTCACGATGCTGCTGGACATGGTGGTGACCACGGCGGTCTGCGTCGGGCTGTCGCGGCTGGACGCCGGCAGCGGCGCGCCGGGCTCCGAAGGCGCGCGGGCGGCGCTGGGCCGGGCGCTGCGCGGCATGGCGGCCAACCCCATGCCCTGGTCGATCGCGCTGGGCGCGCTCGCATCGGCGCTGCAGTGGTCCCTGCCGGGCCCGCTGGACCGCACCGTGGGCCTGCTGGCGGATGCCGCGGCTCCCGTGGCGCTGTTCACCATCGGTGGTGTGCTCGCGCGCGCGGGCATGGCGCGGCATCCGCAGGAGGCCCTGCGCCCGCGCGACGGCGTGGGCGCGGCGCTCGCCAAGCTGGTGGTGCACCCGCTGCTGGTCTGGGCGCTGGGCACGGCGGCCATCGCCCTGGGCATGCCGCTTTCCGCGCCGGCGCTCACGGCGCTGGTGCTGGCCGCGGCCCTGCCGAGCGCGAGCAACGTGTCGCTGCTGGCCGAGCGCTTCGGCGCGCACACCGGGCGCATCGCCCGCGTGATCCTGGTGTCGACGGCGCTGGCGTTCCTGAGCTTTTCCGCGGCCGTGGCGCTCTGGGCCTGA
- the hap3 gene encoding Hpa3 family type III secretion system protein has product MPIPSSAAPAPQGADPARAFLSQIGIHLGIPPQTLAAVEAGEPFMGPSGLLCRIHTRAAEAGWHAYPEVVLPMAAAELGGLDVLRLLGVQEQLLGEEGWHLGLMEGGGLLSLRPLQASADAAQVAADMDRGHVLGRAALDVLAGDPSPADAGPGGAP; this is encoded by the coding sequence ATGCCCATCCCTTCTTCCGCAGCCCCCGCGCCGCAAGGCGCCGATCCGGCACGTGCATTCCTCTCGCAGATCGGCATCCACCTCGGTATTCCCCCGCAGACCCTGGCGGCCGTGGAGGCCGGCGAGCCCTTCATGGGCCCGTCGGGCCTGCTGTGCCGCATCCACACGCGGGCCGCCGAGGCCGGCTGGCACGCCTACCCCGAGGTGGTGCTGCCGATGGCCGCCGCCGAACTGGGGGGGCTGGACGTGCTGCGCCTGCTGGGCGTGCAGGAGCAGTTGCTGGGCGAGGAAGGCTGGCACCTGGGCCTGATGGAGGGCGGCGGGCTGCTGTCGCTGCGGCCCCTGCAGGCCAGTGCCGATGCCGCGCAGGTGGCGGCCGACATGGACCGCGGCCACGTGCTCGGGCGCGCCGCGCTGGACGTGCTGGCGGGCGACCCCTCGCCGGCCGATGCCGGCCCGGGAGGCGCACCATGA
- a CDS encoding phospholipase A: MRAPARMGALALALCAPAGAAFAQNAAPAGASTGAAGEAWRRCTALGSSEARLACFDQWAGQQVWQSPSASASAAGAAPAGSNAPTTPVDTTLPATRVIDVAQVEGCRDDQYSTLSRFWELESGSDCGTFRFRGYRPISISVVTSDTMNRQPTSPAPDHTAASAVNYRTTENRIQLSVRTKIAQGLLTQGHPTLKDSVWVGYTQQSYWQLFSPDISRPFRATDHEPEVMYVYPTDAKLPFGWRWRYSGIGLVHQSNGQNLPLSRSWNRVYLMTGMELDNRWTVTARAWKRMKEGVDGDDNPDIIDYMGRGEVQVGWNYDRDNTLSLTARNSFASTGRGSLRLEWLRAVGKDLGGIKSNLRFHTALFSGYGDSITDYNRKRTVLSVGLSLVDF, from the coding sequence ATGAGGGCGCCTGCCCGCATGGGCGCGCTGGCCCTGGCGCTCTGCGCGCCGGCCGGGGCCGCCTTCGCCCAAAACGCGGCCCCGGCCGGCGCTTCCACCGGAGCCGCGGGCGAGGCCTGGCGGCGCTGCACCGCGCTCGGCAGCAGCGAGGCGCGCCTCGCCTGCTTCGACCAGTGGGCCGGCCAGCAGGTGTGGCAATCGCCATCCGCCTCGGCATCGGCCGCCGGGGCCGCGCCGGCCGGCAGCAATGCGCCGACGACGCCCGTGGACACCACGCTGCCCGCCACGCGCGTCATCGACGTGGCCCAGGTCGAAGGGTGCCGCGACGACCAGTACAGCACGCTCTCGCGCTTCTGGGAACTCGAATCGGGCAGCGACTGCGGCACCTTCCGCTTCCGCGGCTACCGGCCCATCTCGATCTCGGTCGTGACCTCCGACACGATGAACCGCCAGCCCACGTCGCCGGCCCCCGACCACACTGCGGCGTCGGCCGTGAACTACCGCACCACCGAGAACCGCATCCAGCTCTCGGTGCGCACCAAGATCGCGCAAGGGCTGCTCACGCAGGGGCACCCGACGCTCAAGGATTCGGTGTGGGTGGGCTACACGCAGCAGTCGTACTGGCAGCTCTTCAGCCCCGACATCTCGCGCCCGTTCCGCGCCACCGACCACGAGCCGGAGGTGATGTACGTCTACCCGACCGACGCCAAGCTGCCCTTCGGCTGGCGCTGGCGCTACAGCGGCATCGGCCTGGTGCACCAGTCCAACGGCCAGAACCTGCCGCTCTCGCGCAGCTGGAACCGCGTGTACCTGATGACCGGCATGGAGCTGGACAACCGCTGGACCGTGACGGCGCGCGCCTGGAAGCGCATGAAGGAAGGCGTGGACGGCGACGACAACCCGGACATCATCGACTACATGGGCCGCGGCGAAGTGCAGGTGGGCTGGAACTACGACCGCGACAACACCCTGTCGCTGACGGCGCGCAATTCGTTCGCGTCCACCGGGCGCGGCTCGCTGCGCCTGGAATGGCTGCGCGCCGTGGGCAAGGACCTGGGCGGCATCAAGAGCAACCTGCGCTTCCACACCGCGCTCTTCAGCGGCTACGGCGACTCCATCACCGACTACAACCGCAAGCGCACGGTGCTGAGCGTGGGCCTGAGCCTCGTGGACTTCTGA
- a CDS encoding ATP-dependent helicase has translation MSAGLNLAQLQAVHYTEGPCLVLAGAGSGKTRVITHKIGRLIELGLEPRRIAAITFTNKAAAEMRERAQGLIGRAAKEVLVCTFHALGVRMVREDGHVLGLKPQFSILDADDVTGIIKDAAGGTTDVATARQWQWTISNWKNAGLDSTAALAQARDDNERSIAVIMQRYEERLTAYQSVDFDDLIGMPLRLLRDFPEVRAKWQQALGHVLVDEYQDTNATQYDLLKLLVGERARFTAVGDDDQSIYGWRGATLDNLKKLPVDFPQLKVIKLEQNYRSTSAILRAANNVIQPNPKLFPKTLFSELGEGEPVRVVDCDNEEHEAERAVARIQSLRAAANPPPDWKSFALLYRANHQAKPFEKALRRANVPYKVSGGTSFFDRAEIKDLCAWFRLWINNDDDPAFLRAITSPKRGIGHTTLGALGEFSSKHKLSMFGALFNGMLPAAIPKRGLDGLMEFGRAINDLEYRARHTHGAEDSRTFLTDWLKEIGYEQHLYEGEESETVAAARWSNVLEFCDWMAQRAGGQIEDAAGAVIAKETKSLLEVAQTIALLSTISEREKDQDVVTLSTLHASKGLEWPHVVLVGVTEGMLPFKLDDDGGRQQKVSDDTLQRLQEERRLMYVGITRAQRSLAVSWTKRRKKGREMVAVQPSRFIAEMGLDKNTAREDPREKLKALRAEFAARRAQTPATP, from the coding sequence ATGTCCGCCGGTCTCAATCTCGCCCAGCTCCAGGCTGTCCACTACACCGAGGGCCCGTGCCTCGTGCTGGCGGGCGCGGGCTCGGGCAAGACGCGGGTGATCACGCACAAGATCGGCCGCCTGATCGAGCTGGGGCTGGAGCCCCGCCGCATCGCCGCCATCACCTTCACGAACAAGGCCGCCGCCGAAATGCGCGAACGCGCGCAGGGCCTCATCGGCCGCGCGGCGAAGGAGGTGCTGGTGTGCACCTTCCACGCCCTGGGCGTGCGCATGGTGCGGGAAGACGGCCACGTGCTGGGCCTGAAGCCCCAGTTCAGCATCCTCGATGCCGACGACGTGACCGGCATCATCAAGGACGCCGCCGGCGGCACCACCGACGTGGCGACCGCGCGCCAGTGGCAGTGGACCATCAGCAACTGGAAGAACGCGGGCCTGGACAGCACCGCCGCGCTCGCGCAGGCGCGGGACGACAACGAGCGCAGCATCGCCGTCATCATGCAGCGCTACGAGGAACGCCTCACCGCCTACCAGAGCGTGGATTTCGACGACCTCATCGGCATGCCGCTGCGCCTGCTGCGCGACTTCCCCGAGGTGCGCGCCAAGTGGCAGCAGGCGCTGGGCCACGTGCTGGTGGACGAGTACCAGGACACCAATGCCACGCAGTACGACCTGCTCAAGCTGCTGGTCGGCGAGCGGGCGCGCTTCACGGCCGTGGGCGACGACGACCAGTCGATCTACGGCTGGCGCGGGGCCACGCTGGACAACCTCAAGAAGCTGCCGGTGGACTTCCCCCAGCTCAAGGTGATCAAGCTGGAGCAGAACTACCGCTCCACCTCCGCCATCCTGCGCGCGGCCAACAACGTCATCCAGCCCAACCCCAAGCTCTTCCCCAAGACGCTGTTCTCCGAACTCGGCGAAGGTGAGCCCGTGCGCGTGGTCGATTGCGACAACGAGGAGCACGAGGCCGAGCGCGCCGTGGCCCGCATCCAGAGCCTGCGCGCCGCGGCCAATCCGCCGCCCGACTGGAAGAGCTTCGCCCTGCTCTACCGCGCCAACCACCAGGCCAAGCCGTTCGAGAAGGCGCTGCGCCGCGCCAACGTGCCCTACAAGGTCTCGGGCGGCACGAGCTTCTTCGACCGCGCGGAAATCAAGGACCTGTGCGCCTGGTTCCGCCTCTGGATCAACAACGACGACGACCCGGCCTTCCTGCGCGCCATCACGAGCCCCAAGCGCGGCATCGGCCACACGACGCTGGGCGCGCTGGGAGAGTTCTCCAGCAAGCACAAGCTCAGCATGTTCGGCGCGCTCTTCAACGGCATGCTGCCCGCGGCGATCCCCAAGCGCGGGCTGGACGGCCTCATGGAGTTCGGCCGCGCGATCAACGACCTGGAATACCGCGCCCGGCACACGCACGGCGCGGAGGATTCGCGCACGTTCCTGACCGACTGGCTCAAGGAGATCGGCTACGAGCAGCACCTCTACGAGGGCGAGGAAAGCGAGACCGTCGCCGCCGCCCGCTGGAGCAACGTGCTGGAGTTCTGCGACTGGATGGCCCAGCGCGCGGGCGGGCAGATCGAGGACGCGGCCGGCGCCGTGATCGCCAAGGAGACCAAGAGCCTGCTCGAAGTGGCGCAGACCATCGCGCTGCTGTCCACCATCAGCGAGCGCGAGAAGGACCAGGACGTGGTCACGCTCTCCACGCTGCACGCGTCCAAGGGCCTCGAATGGCCGCACGTGGTGCTCGTGGGCGTGACCGAGGGCATGCTGCCCTTCAAGCTCGACGACGACGGCGGCCGCCAGCAGAAGGTGAGCGACGACACCCTGCAGCGCCTGCAGGAAGAGCGCCGCCTGATGTACGTGGGCATCACGCGCGCCCAGCGCAGCCTGGCCGTGAGCTGGACCAAGCGCCGCAAGAAGGGCCGCGAGATGGTGGCCGTGCAGCCCAGCCGCTTCATCGCCGAGATGGGCCTGGACAAGAACACTGCGCGCGAAGACCCGCGCGAGAAGCTCAAGGCCCTGCGCGCCGAATTCGCCGCGCGCCGGGCGCAGACCCCCGCCACCCCATGA